From the genome of Porphyromonadaceae bacterium W3.11:
TGCTGTGCTACGAGATGACGACGAACAGCACCCAATGTAGCGATAGGGCTCACGTGATTAGAGACCTCCATGCCTCTAATCTCTTGCTCCACATCCTCACCATTTAGCAAAAGATGCTGACCTTCAGGATGTGGTTCAAAGCGCAAATTAACCTCATGAAGACGCTTAGAAATCTCCTCTTCCATGGGTTCCCCTTCTGACCAAAGATTGTTCCTTAGGGAGAAAAGTGTAACGCCTCTATACATCGCACCAGTATCTATATAAGTATAGCCAAGACTTTTAGCCAGCTTTTTAGCAATCGTACTTTTACCACAAGACGAATGACCATCCAATGCAATATTTATTCTACCACTCATACGCTTTCTGCTACTAATTAGAAATGATCAATTTCAAATCGAAACAATCGCGATAGGACGATCTTTCTCGAAAAATCCCACAATATTATTGGTCAATTCTTCTGCCATAGCAATACGAGCCTCTCTAGTCTGTGTTCCTACGTGAGGAGTCATACTCACATTTTCTAAATCGTAAAGTTCATCTAGTGGGCAGTCATCATGCTCAAATACATCTAAGCCAGCTCCTGCTATCTTTCCATTCTTAAGAGCCTCTACTAAAGCGGCCTCATCCACCACTTTTCCACGAGCGGCATTGACAAGAATGGCATCCGGCTTCATCATCCCTAACGTTTCTGCATTCACCATATGATGAGACTCAGCAGTATAGGGCATATGCAGGGAGACAACGTCACAAGTGCGGAAAATCTCCTCTGGGCTCGAATAAGTTACACCAAGCTCTTTTTCTTCTTCAGGACTCAGTCTAGTTCGCTTATTATAAAAGACCTGCATCCCAAATGATTGTAACATTTTACCAACAGCCTTCCCTATATTTCCATAGCCAATGATACCGGCCTTCTTTTTATATAGATCCCAGCCCATTCCGTCAGCAAGACTACCTTTCTCACTTGAGCGTTGACGTCTCATCAAACGATCCCACTCTGCTACACGACGGCTTACGCTCAATAGCAGTGCTACAGTCAGTTCTGCAGTCGGCTGAATCACAGCCTGTGGTGTATTGGAAACTGTTATACCCTTAGAGTTGGCATACGCTACATCAATATTATTGAATCCAACGGCATAGTTAGCAATCAACTTCAGGTTTGGGAAATAATCAATAACTTTGGATGTCACTGGGATAGTAAATTCACTGGCGAGGACATCAACATCTTTAGGTAGCTCAGAGAGAAGGTCCTCTGAAAATTTCTTACCTTCAGGAATCGTCAAAACTTCATAACGCTCATAAAGCTCTTCTAATCCGGACGCAACAGTTGGCTGAAATAAAAATAGAATCTTCTTCTTATCCATAACTTCCTTTCTTTATATAGTGAATTTATCTCTTATGTTCATGTTTCTCCCCACAATATACTTAATACCACGTATATCCGCCCCTATTAGGCTGACTACTTTGCTGGTATCTTAGATCCTGCAATAACGAAGACTTAACAGCTATAGAGAAGTGATACGACTTGTAGGGTCCCAATGGGATAAAACTTGCCGTCATACTCCAGCAGTGAAGATCTCTAGTCACATTACAGGACATATTGGTAATTTTCTTCTCATCAAAATTGTAGTTCGCTGAGAAGTTAAGTCTCCAGTTCTTAGTCGGAGAAAACGACCCGTTAAAGCTTAAGTCTTGACGCCACTTATAACCATACTCTTTGATCTCAGGCTTAAATTCGCCTTGTCCTACCGATAAGTTATAATTAAATCCTAAGCTCCAATCCACATTATTCTCCAAATACCCATACTGATCGAAGGTCCCCAACTCATCATCGCCATGACTCATTAGATTAGTTGACTCATTGCCACCAGGTCCATCTCTGTCAGATAACCCATTGTTACCGTATGGGTCGTTATTAAGATTACCTCTATTAGGATCGTCATCACCATCTCCATCACCTTGATCTTTCTTACGCAATCCAAATACCCCCAAAAGTTTTTTTAGATTCTGAGGATTAAGCGTGTACGAAAACGATGTACTGGTACCTCTAAAGCGACCAAGACCTTTTCCATTAAGAACCCTCAGCTTATTCACACGATACGGACTAATACGCCCGTCATGCTCATGGTAGTCATAAGTGTACAGATCAAAAGCTCCACTCAAACGTAGTGTAAACGATTGAGAAAGTCTTAGAGACAAAGAAGCGGAGAGGTCACTCCATTGGAATGAGTCTGCGGCAAGATTATAACTTGTTGACAGGTTAAGGGACTCAATCAGACTGATCTTTTTGAATTCGGTTTCATCTGAAACAGAGTCTGTCTTCTGCTTAATTTTTGCTTCTAAGTTATTGCCTAGCGAAAAGCCGATACTACCGCTCGCTCCTCTCCCAGGAACGCCAAAAAGTTGTCGCTCGTACGGAGAATAATACGTATCCACCTCTCTACCTTCAGGAGTAATATAATTCAACTCTTCCCAATAACCATACTTTTTTGCACCAAAGTCGGGACGATAATTAATGGAGATAGATGGTTCCATTCGGTGACGAATCATATTGACCTTATCTCCCAAGAACGGCAAGGGCTTCCAGAAACCATATACAGTGGTAGATAAGGATAGAGACGCACTATAGTCATATACCCTATTAAAGCCAAAGGTTGTATCTGTTTCAACCACCTTATTCAAAGCAGGATCATATGCCTTTTGAAGCTTAGACATATACCAACGCTCAGTATAGTTAAAGCTAGGCGTTACTTTGATGTATTGACCGAGATCAAAAGAAGCAGAAATAGGGATAGAGTGACTCATCCCGTTACGCCAATCTCTCAGAAGGTTGGTCTTCAGGAGTTGATTCTCTTTCGTCTCGACCGTATTTCGTAGCTGTCCAGAATATGATACCGATATTTTTTCATACCAACGCTCTTTTCCCACTTGCTCTTTACGCTTGAATGGATAGATACGACTCATCGTAATAGATAAGTTAGGTAAAGTCATCGCGACGGTACTATCTCGTGATCTCTGAGTGATATCCATGGACCCGGAGATACTCCAAGGGCTGTTTGGAAAACGTTGGCTAAAGCTAATACTTGAGCTCTTCGTATTCTCCCCCATAATTGCTTGATTGTAGAGACCATCGAGATTATTATGATTATACGAGCTTGTAGAATAGTTTACATTCGCTGAAAAAGTACGATATGGATTGGCCTTAGCATCTTGCTGGTGTGACCACGCGATCCTAAAGTCTGTTCCTTTGGAGTAATCCCCTGCCACTTTATCCCCCCTTATAGTGACCAAGTAACTAGCATCAATAGAGCCACTATAGCGGTACCTCTTGCGATAGGTCGAGCGACCTCGCACACCCCAAGAACCTTTGGTATAGACATCACCAGTCAGTTCGAGATCCACATAATCATTTATGGCAAAGTAATACCCCCCATTTCTCAGATAAAACCCACGCTCCATCTCATCTCCATACGTTGGCATGATCAAGCCAGAAGCACGAGAAGTGGTAAATGGGAAAAAGGCAAAAGGCAACCCAATAGGTAGAGGGACATCTGCAAGCACTAAATAGAGTGGGCCAGCCACTAGATCTTTGCCCGGACGTACTTTTGCCTTAGTCATGGCTATATAGAAGTGGGGATGATCATGATTGGTACAAGTCGTGTATTTAGCATCCGCTAAGTTAAGTGCCTTGGTCTTTAGTCGCTTAGTTTGATTAGCTTTGATGTAACCTTCACCTTGCTGAGTAATGACTTCAGTGATATAACCTTTCTGAGTATGGAAGTTATAATTTATAGCACCAGCTTGATACTCCTCATCATCATTTTTGACTTTCGCATACACCCGCTCTTTCTTAAGGGAGTCTGGATAATCAATATAGGTACTAAACACCGTACCTGTATCTGTCTGAAGTTGCATAAAGTCTCCCTCCAGTTGCTGAGTTAGATAGCTCACCTTACCGCTACCATACATCCTCACAAGATTTCGCTTAGACAGAATCACGAGTGAATCTTGGGCCTCAAAATCCACTGGAGCAGTCAATTGCCCAGACTTCACAGAGTCTGTAGTTATGGAGTCATTCGGCAAAGAATCAGAAACAACTATGGACTCATCCTTAGAAATACGATTAGAACGAGTGCGTACAGAATCTGGCTGTAATAGAGGGGCCATAACACTATCCCGTTCGAGGACATCTCCCTTCAAAAGAGTATCATTAAGTACATATTGAAGTGCAAGATCCATCTCTCGACTCAATCTCCCCGCCCTTGCATAAGGGCTAATTAGGAATGAGAAGAGAAAATACCCTACCAGTATAAACAGTATGAGAGATGAGCTGATTCGCTTCACTAGCTGTACTTTTGCAACCTTTATAGGTATTATTAATAACGAACAAAGATACTTAAATCTCTGATGACTCTATTTGACTTCCCATGATTTAACATGTCATAATCCAATTTAATACATGGACCGTTGCTCCCTATCGTTCTTAAAGCGCTTGAATGCTATGGGCAGCTGATCTATCAGCTTGGATGCTGTGAGACTCTCCTGACAAAAGGCAGAAGCATATAAGTCAGCAGCAAAACCATGTATATAAGCAGCTATGCAACAGGATTGGACGGCCGTATGTCCCTTACCAAAAAGAGCTAGGATAATACCCGCCAACACATCTCCCGAACCTGCTGTCGCCAAACCTGGATTACCTGAGGTATTAAAATAAACCATTCCATCGGCACTACATGTCGCTGAATATGCCCCCTTCAGCAAAATATTCAACTTGTGAGTCTTTGCTACATCAATAGCTTTCATCAGCCGGCTATATGAGTTTTGAGAGGCCCCAAACAAGCGATCAAACTCGCCCTCATGGGGCGTAAGAATAGATCCCTCTGGAACTAACGCTAATAGATCTTCATCAGCATTAGCAATGATATTCAACGCATCCGCATCCAAGATCATAGGTCGGCGATAATTCTGCATCAAGTACTCTAAAGCAAATCGACTCTCTGTGGACTGACCTAATCCGGGACCGACAGCGATCGTATCATAATCCTCGATCTTCAAGCTATCTGCCGAAAAGCTATCGGAAGAGAAGTCTATTGAGACCAAGGCCTCTGGCAGTGCTACATGTGCAACCGTTTCATAACCCTTGGGCAAGTGAAGGGTCAGATGACCGACACCAGAAGTCATAGCCGCCTTACCAGCTAAGATTGGAGCTCCTATCATCCCTCTACTTCCTCCAATCAGTAAGACCTTACCATAATCATACTTATGAGTAAAAGTTCCTCTTCGTGGAAAAGCATGCTCCATCTCAAAGGTATCAAAAAGCTTAAAATCACTCTCAACAACATCACTGGGCAGGTTGATACCTAAGTTCATAACACTCCACGACCCAACGATTGAATGGTTTTCTCTGAAGAGAAAAGAGAGCTTCGGACTGTAATAGGTATAAGTCAGATTGGCTTTGAATATTTTAGAGGTGTCATTATCTTTATTATCACCCTCTAATAAACCACTCGGGATATCAATGGAGATCTTCGTAGCCTGCAAACTATTGAGATACATTATGACATTAGGAGTAGATCCTGTCAGAGGTGTCTGCTGCTCCACCCCACAGATAGCGTCAATCAAAATATCTTCCTCGTTGATAGGAGGTGGAGAAAATTGACTCGTAACCTCCATCAAATAATCCTCATAACTCTCCTTGAAGTTATCCCTCTCATTAATCACAAGCTCAGGGAGTACTCCAGTAGGATTAAGCAAGACAACCATGATTTCATGACCAAGGCTAGCAAGGGTAGTCGCAATTCGTAGCCCCAAGGCACCATTCTCATTAGGGCCTGCAAAGAGTACTACTTTCTGCTTCCCGAAGAAATCCTTTTTGAATTGCATGCAAAAAGCATTACTCTTCTGAGCTCTCAACTCACTTTCAGAGAGATTCTGCTCTTGCAAAATTTTATTTTCCAACTCCTTGACTTGGAAATAATTATATATCATTCGCATTAGTGATCCTCCTAATTAGTCTTCAACAAACACCAGATTCTCCTTCTGCTGTAATTTATCTGCCCACATATCACATGAAGGCAAGAATTTTTCTTCAATAAGCTTATCTCGCATGTCCGCTATTGAGGCAAACGCAGTATCTAATCTCTCTATATCTGCTTCACGACAACGCAATTCCACATGCCTACACCCTTCATCATCTATCAACGTTGGCAAGGCTCCAAACACATAAGGGTATCTATCCGAATGATGATACCTTGAGGTTGGGAGAATAAATGGGGTCTTATCATCAGCCATCAACATCCTCAAACTCAAGACCGCAGGACTCTGATACGCAGTATGTCCTCTATGCTTATAGATCGTAGTTCCAGCATACATGACTTCATCAAGAATCTCCTTTTGTTCCTCAATGTTCAACATCTCTGAGATAGGTCTTCCATTATGCTTGGCCAGCCCGATCATGGGGGCCATCTTCATGTCATGACTACCTAGTGTCAATGCACTACCCAGCTCATTCATAGGAATATCTAGCTTCCTCGACAGACTACGACGAAATCTCGTAGTATCCAACGCAGAAAGAGACATCACCTGTTCGGGATCCAAACCACTATGAACCAAAATCAGCAAACCCATCAAATCAGAAGGATTGCTCACGCAGACAACTCTTCGAACAGAAGAAGGACAGCTATTGATAGCCTCACCCAGCTCTTTCGCTAATGGGGCATTGCCTAACAACATAGACTCACGGCTCTGAAGCTTAGCTCTCGTACTTCTAGAGAAAAACACATAGCCACCCTCCGATAGAGCATCGTCCACTGAAGTGGTTATCCTCACATCTATCTCGTCAAAATAAGACTCCTCTAACTCGTCTTTCAGCCCCTGAAGGCGGGACTCATCACTCCCGTGTAGTACAAAACGCCTACTGAAGTTATTCAAAGCTGCATAGAAAGCTAGCTCACTCCCCAACATGCCAGTAGCACCATAAATAACCAATGGTTGCTCCGTAAAAAATACGCTCTTTTCCCCTACTTTCATTCTTGCATAACCTATATACAAACCAACCCAATGACAACCTGAGACTCCAGCCTCGAAGTTATCATCAGGTAAGTGATAATTTTTTTACAACTAGATTTACCCCTTAGGGCAAGAGTCGCTTATTTAGAATTCTCAGGAAGAGAATTAGCCTTCTTATCTAAAAATATATGCAGGATATACCCCACGACAACTAATGCTAAACCTATGATCAATCCAGTATTAGACTGTCCTGTACCAGCAACACCTAAATAAATTAGATAGCCTGCACCGATTAAGAGGAGAATCACTCCCAAGTTACTTAAAGCCTTCATATAACTATATATTGTAAGTTTTCTTATTTATTATCTCATACAAAGTAAATGATTTTTTGTCATTTTTCCAAGCCATTAGACATGAAATAATGCCATCTCACTTAACATTCTATAATGGTGACCCAGGAGGGGATCAAACCCCCGACCTTCAGAACCGGAATCTGACGCTCTATTCAACTGAGCTACTGGGCCATACCACAGGGAATAACAGCTATAAAAATAGGCCGATACCTCGCATGGTTCACAAATTTACTAAATCTTTTCCAGACAAGACGCCATTGAAGTAGGTGGAACAGGGTCTGAATACAATAACAGACCTTGAAAGATCGTGTTGCTTTTATTGCATCTTTGCAAATAGGTGTACTAAGTATGATCGACAGGTGATATTATGAGATATAAATTAGGCAGTTAGACTCTAAAGAAATTATTTCAAATGTATCAGCCCTACTCAGCAAAAACCGAGCAAAACTCTAGCTCTTCATACTCCTACTCACTAACTGCACAACATTGAAGATCCCTATGATATCTTTTAGATGTAATGTAATATCAGGATAATCAGGATTGAGTGAGCGGCAAACAATAGTTTCCTCTTCTAAATTCTGTGAAGCAATCGTCTTGACAATGATTCCCTCCTCTCGTGTCACAAAGACATAATAAGGCCAAGTACGGACATGAAGCCCTTCATTCCAATAACTTCGCTGGATCTGCCGACACAGTAATTTATCGCCATCTACTATCGCATGCACAGAGCCATCATCCATGGATGCTCCTCGAACCGTAAAGATATAATAATTGCCCTTATACTCTCTATCCACAGGTAGCGTCATGGTCTCAAACCCTTCCGGATCTTCATCTCCAAAACCAGTCAATGAGCCAGCGGCAGCAGGATCTGGGATTATGGGGAATACCCTAGTACTCAATACTTCATAGGCTTCAGCATTCCCCTCCCTAAGCTCCTCCTCTTGTCTTCTAAGATAGTCAGCATCTAAGATGTCACCCTGCCCATACAGTAGCCACTCTCGACTATATTTTGGGAAAGCCTGATGAATACGACTCATGGTCTGATCCATAGGATGAGCCTTATCTCTTAAAATACGGTATATCGTACTGCCCGCATTCATCCCGATAGCTTTGGCAAAAGTCTGGACATCCATCTTCTCCTCCTCCATCAGATAAGCGATACGTTCCCATCTATGGGAAAGCTCCGGGAAGGAGGGCTTAGCATGTGTTCTAAGCATCTTCTGCTTTCCCTCCATTAGCCAATCTGCATTGAAGATATCGCCGTATACTCTTAAGAACTGTCTAAGAAAATTCTTTGATAAGTATGGAGATGCTAAACTAAGAGCCCCACGTATCGTTACTGTTTTCAAGCCCGTAGCTTCACTTATATCATCATAAGTGTGAATATACCCCTTCCGTTGAAGATAATCGACACATTTTATCAACCTCTTCTTCCGTTGAAGCCGTTGCTTCTCAGCCGAAACAGTTCTTTTCGCCATTTATACTCCTCTTCAGACCAAAGGCAAAATTTCTATCCAATAACCATCAGGATCACTAATAAAATAGAGCCCCATGTCATGATTTTCATAACAGATACAATTCATCTCACGATGGTATTCACGCCATTGATCATAGTCGCCATCTACCCTCAGACATAGATGATATTCCAAATCCCCCAAATTATAGGGTTCTCTTCGGTCCCTAAGCCATGTTAGCTCCAGCGTAAAGCCAGTGTGTCCATCTCCTAGATAAACCAAGATAAAGGAGCCATCCTCAGCTTCTTTTCTACGAACTTCTTTTAATCCTAGAGCCTTTTCGTAGAAGGCTAAACTTCTATCCAAGTCTAAGACGTTAAAGTTAAAGTGATCAAAACGAGCCTTTAATTCCATCCCTCTATTTCTTTATTAATAAATTCTTATTCATTGGCGTAAATGGGATCCTCTCCCTCTAGCTTAAATCGCAATCGCCACCTTTTCTTCCCCTCATCATAAGCATGGGAATAGAGTATAAATCGCCCACACTGCTGAGTATGCTCTACATGGTCACCGATACACAGACAGACATCATAGTCACCAACCATAGCCAGTCGGACCGCTTCCGAAGCGTCCTCTGGGATACGGCTGAGATCCACACCATATTGAACAGCATTAGCCTGATCTGTGACCAAAAATGTAACGGGTAGATCCTCCAACAACACTCTATTAACCTCCTCCTCTAGAGCCTGAGCATCTGCTTCTGTAGGCGTCGTATCCATAATAAAATCCATTCGGGATTTCTTACGCTCCACATGAGCACTCACACTCCTACCTGTCCCAAAGAGTCGCACCATCGCACCATTGATGATATGCTCTACCGTATGCATCGGAGGATACTCCTTCTTATCATGTTCGTTGAACTGTACCAAAACGTTCTTTCTTGATTATAACGTGAATGAAAACCTCCCTATCAGATAACCCTCAGCAAAAAATTCGGCTTGATAGTTCCCTTCGGTCAGATACTCCTGGATATCCCAATACATCACCATAGGCAGCAACTCACCTCCATACTCCACTTGACGTGATACAGAATAAGGCACTTTTGCTCCCTCAAAGTCGAAAGTACCGCTCACACCAGCCTGCTCTAAGAGTAATCCATCTGGAGTCGTAATCCTCATGTATATATCTTTATAACCAGGCTCTGCAGTCACATTACTATCAATATTGAAAGAAAATTGTAATTGCTTCATTCGCTGTAAGCGACTCGTACTCTTCCCTCTTGAGTTAAGCCCCTGTGCACTAAAACTGGACACCGAAAGTTTTGCAGCCAGGGTCACCTGTTCTACCAGACGTTCCCGTTCAGCTTTCAGCTGCTGACGCTCCGAAGTCACCGCAGAGATCTGACGCTTCACCTCTTGATTCTCCGATCTCAACGCCTGATTTGCGGCATTCAAAGAGTCAATCTGTACCACATAGCTCCTCATAACCTTACGTAGGGTCTCCAGCTCTCTTTTGAGTTCAGCTATCCGAGTCGCATTGGTGTTCTTAACCGTCTTAAGCTCCTCCATCAAACGCTGCACCTTGGCTTGCTCAGTCGCCAACTTCTGAGCTAATGAGTCATTACTAATCTCAAAGCGATATCCCTCGTACTGTAATGCCAACTCATTGTACTCATCTTGGAGCATCTCTTTCTCCAACTGAGTCAGTTCTCGAACACTGGCTATCTCTCTCCTTTGCTGGATAATAGTAAAGACTCCTACTGCTACAATAAGCAACAGAAGGACACTCCCAACGATCACGAGTGCCTTTCTTTGTCTTTTCTTATCCTCTGTCATATCATCTCGTTGCACCACACTACTTACTTCTTTATATAGCTCTTTGATCTTTTACTCCACTCGTATCTCACGCCCTCTTTTTTAAGTAGTGGCATCACATCAGGATGTAATTCACGAGCTAACGCTTCATCAAATGTCGTCATCCTGAAGGACAGCCCAACTCCATCTGCATCTAGGACAATCTGATATGACCACCGACCTCTTTCTACAAGGGCATCCTTGATCTCTCTTCTATTCGAATCATCTGGACTAATAAAGTAATCTGCGGGGTCAGGACTCTGGATAAAATCACTCGTCTCCAAGCGGTTCCAATCCTTATCATAAAAAACTATTACCGACTGCTTAGGCTCTAACAGACTAGTTGCTACCATAGAAATCAGATAGCCCTTAGAACCCTTATAGGGCAAGAGTTTCATCTGGAGTTCCGTTGAAGGATCTAGGGTCATCTGGAGATAGTCATCAGTCAACCGAAGTAGGGTAACTTCAGCCCCCAACATATTCTTACTAGTCTCTATATCAGCCTCACCTTTCAGCTTTGCCTCATAGACCGCAAAGACTTGACTACGTTCCAAATCACCTAACGCTGGAATGACCTCAGAGGGAGCATCTTCAAAGACCTGACGAATGGAAGGCCTTTGAGCCATCATAGCCACCACTCCTATATGCATAAGAATGATAGCTACGATGAACTTTCCTAAAATATCTTTATATAACTTCACGAGTTAGTATAATGTAATATAATCTCTATTTCGCAATTGAGGAGTAACCAATATAGCAGAGCCATCACTCATCTCAAGTACAATATCCTTAATGATAGGCGAATTAATATAGGTGCGATGACTAAATAGATAAGCAAAAGCACTCAGGTATTTAGAATCTTGGATCTTCTCAGCCACCTTGAGGTACTTCGAGACATCCCAATACATATTCTGCTTGAATCCATCAGAATTAGGATAGATCGTACTCTCATCTCTTAGATCCCAAGTGTCATTCAAGAATTCCTTATAAGCCTTACTCATCTTCTCCACAGATGAATCTAATGGCAAGCCATTAATACTAGTAATGCGATCACCAGGACGAATACCTACCTTATCCGCTGGGCTGCCCTTATCCACCCAAACGACCAACTGTAGGTCATTGCTATCATAGTGAATACCCAAATATCTGTAACTCTCCCTATGAATCAAATAGATAGGATTCATGATATACTGTAGGTAAGGGAAGTTAGCCATCAACAAAGGCCCAAAGGCTTTCGCATAATTAGCTGTGCTATAAGAAGCATTTATACGCTCAGTAGCTCTACCACTCCAAAGCTTCACATTATCTTTACCATCAAAGATCTCTACCTCTAAGGTTAGCCTATAGGCACCGAAAAACGCTGGAGCATTAAGACTCAAGAAAGGAAAATCCTGAATTTCCCCAGTATAAGTATTCATCCTATAGTTCCTGAAATTCTCTTCCCTACCTGTACTACTACCTTCTCTATACTCTGGATTGGCCTCTAGTGAATGACGAACAGATACTAATAAGTCGCCACCCTTTTCTACGTATTTCAAGCCTTTCTTCTGAAGTGTTTGCTTGATCTGCTCAGCCTCCTCACCCACACGAGTATTGTTGACAAATGAGAAGCTCTTATATTGTATAAAGTCACGTTGCTCAGGCACAGTGTAAGCAAATGGCATATTGAAACGCCTTGCTGTCACATCCTCTAAGCTATACATACTGAAGGCTTGAGCGAGGTCTGCTTCAGAAAGAGCTCCTACAGGATAGCACTCTTTCCTAAGAGTCACCTTTCTAACAGCGTCACCAAAGTTGGCCAATTCTAAGTC
Proteins encoded in this window:
- the cmk gene encoding (d)CMP kinase — encoded protein: MSGRINIALDGHSSCGKSTIAKKLAKSLGYTYIDTGAMYRGVTLFSLRNNLWSEGEPMEEEISKRLHEVNLRFEPHPEGQHLLLNGEDVEQEIRGMEVSNHVSPIATLGAVRRHLVAQQQAMAKEKGVVMDGRDVGTVVMPNAELKIFVTARPEVRAKRRYDELRAKGDDVKYEEILENVTERDRIDSSRQISPLKQAQDAILLDNSDLTLDEQQRTVEEMVQRVLEGLR
- a CDS encoding NAD(P)-dependent oxidoreductase gives rise to the protein MDKKKILFLFQPTVASGLEELYERYEVLTIPEGKKFSEDLLSELPKDVDVLASEFTIPVTSKVIDYFPNLKLIANYAVGFNNIDVAYANSKGITVSNTPQAVIQPTAELTVALLLSVSRRVAEWDRLMRRQRSSEKGSLADGMGWDLYKKKAGIIGYGNIGKAVGKMLQSFGMQVFYNKRTRLSPEEEKELGVTYSSPEEIFRTCDVVSLHMPYTAESHHMVNAETLGMMKPDAILVNAARGKVVDEAALVEALKNGKIAGAGLDVFEHDDCPLDELYDLENVSMTPHVGTQTREARIAMAEELTNNIVGFFEKDRPIAIVSI
- a CDS encoding putative LPS assembly protein LptD encodes the protein MDLALQYVLNDTLLKGDVLERDSVMAPLLQPDSVRTRSNRISKDESIVVSDSLPNDSITTDSVKSGQLTAPVDFEAQDSLVILSKRNLVRMYGSGKVSYLTQQLEGDFMQLQTDTGTVFSTYIDYPDSLKKERVYAKVKNDDEEYQAGAINYNFHTQKGYITEVITQQGEGYIKANQTKRLKTKALNLADAKYTTCTNHDHPHFYIAMTKAKVRPGKDLVAGPLYLVLADVPLPIGLPFAFFPFTTSRASGLIMPTYGDEMERGFYLRNGGYYFAINDYVDLELTGDVYTKGSWGVRGRSTYRKRYRYSGSIDASYLVTIRGDKVAGDYSKGTDFRIAWSHQQDAKANPYRTFSANVNYSTSSYNHNNLDGLYNQAIMGENTKSSSISFSQRFPNSPWSISGSMDITQRSRDSTVAMTLPNLSITMSRIYPFKRKEQVGKERWYEKISVSYSGQLRNTVETKENQLLKTNLLRDWRNGMSHSIPISASFDLGQYIKVTPSFNYTERWYMSKLQKAYDPALNKVVETDTTFGFNRVYDYSASLSLSTTVYGFWKPLPFLGDKVNMIRHRMEPSISINYRPDFGAKKYGYWEELNYITPEGREVDTYYSPYERQLFGVPGRGASGSIGFSLGNNLEAKIKQKTDSVSDETEFKKISLIESLNLSTSYNLAADSFQWSDLSASLSLRLSQSFTLRLSGAFDLYTYDYHEHDGRISPYRVNKLRVLNGKGLGRFRGTSTSFSYTLNPQNLKKLLGVFGLRKKDQGDGDGDDDPNRGNLNNDPYGNNGLSDRDGPGGNESTNLMSHGDDELGTFDQYGYLENNVDWSLGFNYNLSVGQGEFKPEIKEYGYKWRQDLSFNGSFSPTKNWRLNFSANYNFDEKKITNMSCNVTRDLHCWSMTASFIPLGPYKSYHFSIAVKSSLLQDLRYQQSSQPNRGGYTWY
- a CDS encoding NAD(P)H-hydrate dehydratase, with the protein product MIYNYFQVKELENKILQEQNLSESELRAQKSNAFCMQFKKDFFGKQKVVLFAGPNENGALGLRIATTLASLGHEIMVVLLNPTGVLPELVINERDNFKESYEDYLMEVTSQFSPPPINEEDILIDAICGVEQQTPLTGSTPNVIMYLNSLQATKISIDIPSGLLEGDNKDNDTSKIFKANLTYTYYSPKLSFLFRENHSIVGSWSVMNLGINLPSDVVESDFKLFDTFEMEHAFPRRGTFTHKYDYGKVLLIGGSRGMIGAPILAGKAAMTSGVGHLTLHLPKGYETVAHVALPEALVSIDFSSDSFSADSLKIEDYDTIAVGPGLGQSTESRFALEYLMQNYRRPMILDADALNIIANADEDLLALVPEGSILTPHEGEFDRLFGASQNSYSRLMKAIDVAKTHKLNILLKGAYSATCSADGMVYFNTSGNPGLATAGSGDVLAGIILALFGKGHTAVQSCCIAAYIHGFAADLYASAFCQESLTASKLIDQLPIAFKRFKNDREQRSMY
- a CDS encoding S24 family peptidase, whose amino-acid sequence is MAKRTVSAEKQRLQRKKRLIKCVDYLQRKGYIHTYDDISEATGLKTVTIRGALSLASPYLSKNFLRQFLRVYGDIFNADWLMEGKQKMLRTHAKPSFPELSHRWERIAYLMEEEKMDVQTFAKAIGMNAGSTIYRILRDKAHPMDQTMSRIHQAFPKYSREWLLYGQGDILDADYLRRQEEELREGNAEAYEVLSTRVFPIIPDPAAAGSLTGFGDEDPEGFETMTLPVDREYKGNYYIFTVRGASMDDGSVHAIVDGDKLLCRQIQRSYWNEGLHVRTWPYYVFVTREEGIIVKTIASQNLEEETIVCRSLNPDYPDITLHLKDIIGIFNVVQLVSRSMKS
- a CDS encoding VOC family protein, with the protein product MELKARFDHFNFNVLDLDRSLAFYEKALGLKEVRRKEAEDGSFILVYLGDGHTGFTLELTWLRDRREPYNLGDLEYHLCLRVDGDYDQWREYHREMNCICYENHDMGLYFISDPDGYWIEILPLV
- a CDS encoding DUF3256 family protein, producing the protein MKLYKDILGKFIVAIILMHIGVVAMMAQRPSIRQVFEDAPSEVIPALGDLERSQVFAVYEAKLKGEADIETSKNMLGAEVTLLRLTDDYLQMTLDPSTELQMKLLPYKGSKGYLISMVATSLLEPKQSVIVFYDKDWNRLETSDFIQSPDPADYFISPDDSNRREIKDALVERGRWSYQIVLDADGVGLSFRMTTFDEALARELHPDVMPLLKKEGVRYEWSKRSKSYIKK